The following are from one region of the Stanieria cyanosphaera PCC 7437 genome:
- a CDS encoding photosystem I assembly protein Ycf4, with amino-acid sequence MTTNQGVIRQNILGSRRFSNFLWASVSLIGGIGFLLAGLSSYLNTNLLFVSDTSELQFIPQGIALTFYGVAGCLLSIYLWLIILWDVGGGYNEFNKDQGIVKISRSGFPGKNRRIEIEFPLEDVQSVKAEIKEGLNPKRTLYLKVKKRRDIPLTRVGEPIALSALENQGAQLARFLEVPLEGL; translated from the coding sequence ATGACAACGAATCAGGGCGTTATTCGCCAAAATATTTTGGGTTCTCGCAGATTTAGTAATTTTTTATGGGCTAGCGTTTCTTTGATCGGAGGGATTGGCTTTTTACTGGCAGGACTTTCTAGTTATTTAAACACCAACTTGCTGTTCGTCTCAGACACCAGTGAGCTTCAATTTATTCCTCAAGGAATAGCTTTGACTTTTTATGGTGTAGCTGGTTGTCTTTTGTCAATTTATCTCTGGCTGATTATTCTTTGGGATGTAGGCGGTGGTTATAATGAATTTAATAAAGACCAGGGGATTGTCAAAATTAGTCGTTCTGGATTTCCTGGCAAAAATCGGCGCATTGAGATTGAATTTCCGCTAGAGGATGTTCAATCAGTCAAAGCAGAAATTAAGGAAGGACTTAATCCCAAACGAACTTTGTATCTAAAGGTCAAAAAAAGAAGAGATATCCCTTTAACTCGTGTCGGTGAACCAATTGCTCTCTCGGCTTTAGAAAATCAAGGAGCGCAATTAGCTCGTTTTTTAGAAGTTCCCTTAGAAGGACTATAA
- the psbD gene encoding photosystem II D2 protein (photosystem q(a) protein) produces the protein MTIAVGRAPASRGWFDVLDDWLKRDRFVFVGWSGILLFPCAYLALGGWLTGTTFVTSWYTHGLASSYLEGCNFLTVAVSTPADSMGHSLLFLWGPEANWDFTRWCQIGGLWPFVALHGAFGLIGFMLRQFEIARLVGIRPYNAIAFSAPIAVFVSVFLMYPLGQSSWFFAPSFGVAGIFRFILFVQGFHNFTLNPFHMMGVAGVLGGALLCAIHGATVENTLFEDGDGANTFKAFEPTQAEETYSMVTANRFWSQIFGIAFSNKRWLHFFMLFVPVTGLWMASIGIIGIALNLRAYDFVSQELRAAEDPEFETFYTKNILLNEGLRAWMATQDQPHENFEFPEEVLPRGNAL, from the coding sequence ATGACTATAGCAGTAGGACGCGCTCCAGCAAGTAGAGGATGGTTTGATGTCCTCGATGACTGGCTCAAGCGCGATCGCTTTGTCTTCGTAGGTTGGTCAGGAATATTACTATTCCCCTGCGCATACCTAGCCCTAGGAGGCTGGTTAACAGGAACAACCTTCGTGACATCTTGGTACACCCACGGTTTAGCAAGCTCATATTTAGAAGGATGTAACTTCCTCACCGTAGCAGTATCAACCCCAGCAGACAGCATGGGACACTCGTTACTGTTCCTGTGGGGACCAGAAGCAAACTGGGACTTCACTCGTTGGTGTCAAATCGGAGGCTTGTGGCCATTTGTAGCTCTGCACGGAGCATTTGGTTTGATCGGCTTCATGCTGCGTCAGTTTGAAATCGCTCGCTTAGTAGGAATTAGACCTTACAACGCGATCGCGTTTTCGGCACCAATCGCAGTATTTGTCAGCGTATTCTTAATGTATCCCTTGGGACAATCGTCGTGGTTCTTTGCACCCAGTTTTGGAGTAGCAGGAATCTTTAGATTCATTCTGTTTGTCCAAGGATTCCACAACTTTACCCTCAACCCGTTCCACATGATGGGAGTAGCAGGAGTACTAGGAGGAGCATTATTGTGCGCCATTCACGGAGCAACAGTAGAAAACACCCTGTTTGAAGACGGAGATGGAGCAAACACCTTCAAAGCGTTTGAACCAACCCAAGCAGAAGAAACCTACAGTATGGTAACTGCCAATCGTTTCTGGTCACAAATCTTTGGGATTGCCTTCTCCAACAAACGTTGGTTACACTTCTTCATGCTGTTTGTACCCGTAACAGGATTATGGATGGCAAGCATTGGGATTATTGGCATTGCGCTCAACTTAAGGGCATATGACTTTGTTTCTCAAGAATTGAGAGCAGCAGAAGACCCAGAGTTTGAGACATTCTACACCAAGAATATTCTGCTCAACGAAGGTCTCAGAGCCTGGATGGCAACTCAAGACCAACCCCACGAAAACTTTGAATTCCCAGAGGAGGTTCTACCACGTGGTAACGCTCTCTAA
- the psbC gene encoding photosystem II reaction center protein CP43, translating to MVTLSNPAYGSGRDQDSTGFAWWAGNARLINLSGKLLGAHVAHAGLIVFWTGAMTIFEVAHYVPEKPMYEQGMILIPHLATLGWGVGPGGEVIDTYPYFVIGVLHLISSAVLGLGGIYHAIRGPEVLEEYSSFFGYDWKDKNQMTNIIGYHLILLGCGAFLLVFKAMFFGGVYDTWAPGGGDVRVITNPTLNPAVIFGYLTKAPFGGEGWIVGVNNMEDIIGGHIWVGLICIAGGVWHILTKPFGWARRALIWSGEAYLSYSIGAVSLMSFIAACFIWFNNTAYPSEFYGPTNAEASQAQAFTFLARDQQMGANIGSAQGPTGLGKYLMRSPTGEIILGGETMRFWDFRGPWLEPMRGPNGIDLDKIRNDIQPWQLRRAAEYMTHAPNASLNSVGGIITESNSFNFVNIRQWLASFQFVMAFFFLVGHLWHAGRARAAAGGFEKGIDRETEPVLAMPDLD from the coding sequence GTGGTAACGCTCTCTAATCCTGCATACGGTAGCGGTCGCGACCAAGATTCAACCGGATTTGCCTGGTGGGCTGGTAATGCTCGTTTAATCAATCTTTCCGGTAAACTTTTAGGTGCGCACGTAGCGCACGCTGGCTTAATTGTCTTCTGGACTGGAGCAATGACTATTTTTGAAGTTGCTCACTATGTTCCAGAAAAACCAATGTACGAACAAGGGATGATTTTAATTCCTCACCTAGCTACTTTAGGTTGGGGAGTTGGTCCTGGTGGAGAAGTAATTGATACTTATCCTTATTTTGTTATTGGTGTTTTACACTTAATTTCTTCTGCGGTTCTTGGTTTAGGTGGTATTTACCACGCTATTCGCGGACCCGAAGTTTTAGAAGAATATTCCAGTTTCTTTGGTTATGACTGGAAAGACAAAAACCAAATGACCAATATTATTGGTTACCACTTAATCCTTTTAGGATGTGGTGCTTTCTTGTTGGTATTTAAAGCCATGTTCTTCGGTGGAGTCTACGATACTTGGGCTCCTGGTGGCGGAGACGTTCGTGTTATTACCAATCCAACCCTGAATCCTGCTGTGATTTTTGGTTATCTAACTAAAGCACCTTTTGGTGGTGAAGGTTGGATTGTTGGTGTTAACAACATGGAAGACATCATTGGTGGTCACATTTGGGTCGGCTTGATCTGTATTGCTGGTGGTGTTTGGCACATTTTGACCAAGCCTTTTGGTTGGGCTCGTCGTGCTTTGATTTGGTCTGGTGAAGCTTATCTTTCTTATAGTATCGGTGCTGTGTCTTTAATGTCCTTCATCGCTGCTTGTTTTATTTGGTTTAACAACACTGCTTACCCCAGTGAGTTTTATGGACCTACTAACGCAGAAGCTTCTCAAGCTCAAGCATTTACCTTCCTAGCTCGCGACCAACAAATGGGTGCTAATATTGGTTCTGCTCAAGGTCCTACTGGTCTTGGTAAATACCTAATGCGTTCTCCCACTGGTGAAATTATTCTTGGTGGTGAAACTATGCGTTTCTGGGATTTCCGTGGTCCTTGGTTAGAACCCATGCGTGGTCCTAATGGTATTGATTTAGACAAAATCAGAAATGACATTCAACCTTGGCAGTTACGTCGTGCTGCTGAGTATATGACTCATGCACCTAACGCTTCTCTAAACTCTGTAGGCGGTATTATTACTGAGTCTAACTCTTTCAACTTTGTTAATATCCGTCAATGGTTAGCTTCTTTCCAATTTGTGATGGCTTTCTTCTTCTTAGTTGGTCATCTCTGGCACGCTGGTCGTGCAAGGGCTGCTGCTGGTGGATTTGAAAAAGGTATTGACCGCGAAACTGAACCAGTACTGGCTATGCCTGACCTAGACTAA
- a CDS encoding HEAT repeat domain-containing protein has translation MTQQNLEYLAHQLESSNSRDRMLALASLREVASEDAVPLIKKVLYDQNIPVRSMAVFALGIKSTEECYGILVQLLETEEDYGIRADAAGALGYLGDIRAFEPLSRAFYEDTNWLVRFSAAVSLGNLQDLRAKDLLIEALDSEEIVLQQAAIAALGEIKAIEAIEHILRFVSSEDWLVRQRLAQALGNLPSQKSISALKFLAKDSHPQVSQAAMISLQRIS, from the coding sequence ATGACTCAGCAAAATTTAGAATATCTTGCTCATCAACTTGAAAGTTCTAATTCTCGCGATCGCATGCTTGCCTTAGCTTCATTACGAGAAGTCGCGTCTGAAGATGCTGTTCCTTTAATTAAAAAAGTACTTTACGATCAAAACATTCCCGTTCGTTCGATGGCAGTTTTTGCACTCGGAATCAAATCTACAGAAGAATGCTACGGTATTTTAGTTCAATTATTGGAAACAGAGGAAGATTACGGCATTAGGGCTGATGCTGCTGGAGCTTTAGGTTATTTGGGAGATATCCGAGCTTTTGAACCTTTAAGCAGAGCTTTTTATGAAGATACTAATTGGTTAGTACGTTTTAGTGCAGCAGTTTCATTAGGTAATCTTCAAGATTTACGAGCCAAAGATCTTTTAATTGAAGCTTTAGATAGTGAAGAAATAGTTTTACAACAAGCAGCGATCGCTGCTTTGGGAGAAATCAAAGCTATTGAAGCCATTGAGCATATCCTTCGTTTTGTCTCTTCAGAAGACTGGTTAGTTAGGCAAAGATTAGCACAGGCTTTAGGCAATTTACCTTCACAGAAAAGTATTTCTGCTCTCAAGTTTTTAGCTAAAGACAGTCATCCTCAAGTAAGTCAAGCTGCTATGATTTCTCTACAGCGAATAAGTTAA
- a CDS encoding phycobiliprotein lyase has translation MKISEFINLSVGEWFSQRTNYNLNQQTAENAKANLTIELLEANHPQITPICQQHQLDSNLIVGSLKHSWDNSVDWGKPKQQGSALIIFLAEEDNTEQGKIIQIATGTNSGVSFGQYLLAQDQALTLTLKMEQIEAQERLWFASDNLRLRTTMVKESTGTMQTAFYSEIRKITQKTQSIPTNAATNA, from the coding sequence ATGAAAATAAGTGAATTTATCAATTTAAGCGTAGGCGAGTGGTTTAGTCAACGAACCAATTATAATCTCAATCAACAAACAGCAGAAAACGCTAAAGCTAATCTGACAATTGAATTATTAGAAGCGAATCATCCTCAAATCACACCAATTTGTCAGCAACATCAACTTGATAGTAATTTAATCGTAGGTAGTTTAAAACATAGCTGGGATAATTCAGTTGATTGGGGTAAGCCGAAACAACAAGGTTCGGCTTTAATTATTTTTCTGGCTGAGGAAGATAATACTGAGCAAGGTAAAATAATTCAAATAGCTACAGGAACTAATTCAGGTGTTAGTTTTGGTCAATATTTACTTGCTCAAGACCAAGCTTTGACTTTAACTCTTAAAATGGAACAGATTGAAGCTCAAGAACGTCTTTGGTTTGCCAGCGACAATTTAAGACTTAGAACAACTATGGTCAAAGAATCTACAGGGACAATGCAAACCGCATTCTATTCCGAAATTCGTAAAATAACCCAAAAAACTCAGTCAATTCCCACAAATGCTGCGACTAACGCTTAA
- a CDS encoding Gfo/Idh/MocA family oxidoreductase, translating into MGVIGVGNMGQHHARVLGLLKDIELVGISDINFERGLDIASKYRARFFENYRDLLPHVDAVCIAVPTRLHHQVGIDCLQAGVHTLIEKPIAASLAEAESLVNVAAEANCILQVGHIERFNPAFQELSKVLKTEELLAVEVRRMSPYSQRANDVSVVLDLMIHDLDLLLELTAAPVTKLTASGSSAANSGYLDYVTATLSFANGVVATLTASKVTHRKIRTLSAHCQDSLVETDFLNNEILIHRQTKANYTTERGQVLYRQNGLIEKVQTSNIEPLHAELEHFVNCIRGGNQPSVGGQQAIKALRLASLIEQMALDGQAWHHSDWKYQAINSPTATVSSTP; encoded by the coding sequence ATGGGAGTCATTGGGGTTGGTAACATGGGACAACATCACGCTCGTGTTCTCGGTTTGCTCAAAGATATTGAACTAGTTGGAATCTCTGATATCAATTTTGAAAGAGGATTAGATATTGCTAGCAAATATCGCGCTCGCTTTTTTGAGAATTATCGAGATCTTTTACCTCATGTTGATGCTGTTTGTATTGCTGTTCCGACTCGATTACATCATCAAGTAGGAATAGATTGTTTACAAGCAGGAGTTCATACTCTAATTGAAAAACCAATTGCAGCTTCTCTTGCCGAAGCCGAGTCTTTAGTTAATGTAGCAGCCGAAGCCAATTGTATTTTACAAGTAGGTCATATTGAGCGATTCAATCCAGCTTTTCAAGAATTAAGTAAAGTCTTAAAAACAGAGGAGTTGTTAGCAGTAGAAGTTCGTCGTATGAGTCCTTATTCTCAAAGAGCTAACGATGTCTCTGTCGTTTTAGATTTAATGATTCATGACCTTGATTTACTCTTAGAGTTAACTGCTGCACCAGTCACTAAACTGACAGCTAGTGGTAGTAGTGCTGCTAATTCTGGTTATCTAGACTATGTGACAGCAACTTTAAGTTTTGCTAATGGAGTTGTAGCTACTCTTACAGCTAGTAAGGTAACCCATCGTAAAATCCGAACCTTGTCTGCTCATTGTCAAGATTCTTTGGTGGAAACAGATTTTTTAAACAATGAAATTTTAATTCATCGTCAAACCAAAGCTAACTACACAACTGAAAGAGGACAAGTATTATATCGACAAAATGGCTTGATCGAAAAAGTACAGACTAGTAACATTGAACCTTTACACGCAGAATTAGAACACTTTGTTAACTGTATTAGAGGTGGTAATCAACCTTCGGTAGGCGGTCAACAAGCAATTAAAGCTTTACGATTAGCAAGTTTAATTGAACAAATGGCACTTGATGGTCAAGCTTGGCATCATTCAGATTGGAAATATCAAGCGATTAATAGTCCAACCGCTACTGTATCTTCCACACCATAA
- a CDS encoding CHAT domain-containing protein has product MKLSHLILQISLISSSIIVLADSVLPQTGNMSDITGPNPVEVIPNQPSSTDNTTVVEQEPNVETPTTQTPTQPEVVETPATETSTQPEVVENPATTETPTQPEVVETPTTQTPTQPEVVETPATTETPTQPEVVETPTTQTPTQPEVVETPATTETPTQPEVVETPTTQTPTQPEVVENPATETSTQPEVVENPATETPTQPEVVETPATETPTQPEVVENPATTETPTQPEVVENPATTETPTQPEVVENPATTETPTQPNIKSPGNSNQDNLADTDEENLTSDIDSKTETNTTERSNQSLTQKEESETSAETEEVAEQEKKPEEKSENNQKQSDFEGEIDRLAYEVQVQQSTPEIAIQLQEELQATQLVGYSGTQLYGQTPSVQEISQRLGQLWQQTGKKAAFINISVQSNQLEAFAVLPSLPESASNPNSETASNKNNSNKWSQPRQPLALRRTVHDTSRQTVLDTAKKFRSEIGNSRKINQTNYLKTSQQLYQWLIAPLEAELKANQVDVLVFSMDSGLRLIPIAALYDGKQFLIEKYAVALVPSFGLTDTRYVDVSQSPILAMGASKFKDQFPLPTMPIELQNVISNPRQGELFLNEQFTVNNFKTQNLRARPFRIIHLGTHAEFLAGEFQDSYIQFYDQKLKLPQLREISDELGWNTTQSAPVELLVLSACQTAIGNEKAELGFAGLAVQAGVKSTLASLWYVSDLGTLALMSEFYDELSDSLIKAEALRQTQLKMLKGQVVVDNGKLQLSNGNSLELPAEFPKGNLSFSHPYFWSSFTLVGNWN; this is encoded by the coding sequence ATGAAACTATCTCACTTAATTCTTCAAATTAGTTTAATTTCTAGCTCTATTATTGTATTGGCTGACTCGGTTTTGCCTCAAACTGGTAATATGTCTGATATTACAGGACCTAATCCTGTAGAAGTCATTCCTAATCAACCATCAAGTACAGACAACACAACAGTTGTTGAACAAGAACCTAATGTTGAAACTCCAACCACCCAAACTCCCACTCAACCAGAAGTAGTTGAAACTCCTGCCACCGAAACTTCCACCCAACCAGAAGTAGTTGAGAATCCTGCGACAACGGAAACTCCCACCCAACCAGAAGTAGTTGAAACTCCAACCACCCAAACTCCCACCCAACCAGAAGTAGTTGAAACTCCTGCGACAACGGAAACTCCCACCCAACCAGAAGTAGTTGAAACTCCAACCACCCAAACTCCCACCCAACCAGAAGTAGTTGAAACTCCTGCGACAACGGAAACTCCCACCCAACCAGAAGTAGTTGAAACTCCAACCACCCAAACTCCCACTCAACCAGAAGTAGTTGAGAATCCTGCCACCGAAACTTCCACCCAACCAGAAGTAGTTGAGAATCCTGCCACCGAAACTCCAACCCAACCAGAAGTAGTTGAAACTCCTGCCACCGAAACTCCAACCCAACCAGAAGTAGTTGAGAATCCTGCGACAACGGAAACTCCCACCCAACCAGAAGTAGTTGAGAATCCTGCGACAACGGAAACTCCCACCCAACCAGAAGTAGTTGAGAATCCTGCGACAACGGAAACTCCCACTCAACCGAATATCAAAAGTCCTGGCAACTCAAATCAAGATAATCTTGCAGACACCGATGAAGAAAATTTAACCAGCGATATTGATTCAAAAACAGAAACAAACACAACAGAAAGAAGTAATCAATCCTTAACACAAAAGGAAGAAAGTGAAACTTCTGCTGAAACTGAAGAAGTCGCCGAACAAGAAAAAAAACCCGAAGAAAAGTCCGAAAATAACCAAAAACAGTCAGATTTTGAAGGAGAAATAGATCGCCTTGCTTATGAAGTACAAGTACAACAATCAACTCCAGAAATAGCTATTCAACTCCAAGAAGAATTACAAGCAACTCAGTTAGTTGGTTATTCTGGAACACAACTTTATGGTCAAACTCCTTCAGTTCAAGAAATTTCTCAAAGATTAGGACAATTATGGCAACAAACAGGTAAAAAAGCTGCTTTTATTAACATTTCAGTTCAATCTAATCAATTAGAAGCCTTTGCCGTGTTACCTAGTTTACCAGAATCTGCTAGTAACCCTAATTCTGAGACTGCTTCAAACAAAAATAACAGTAATAAATGGTCGCAACCTCGACAACCACTAGCACTACGTCGTACTGTACATGATACATCTCGACAAACTGTCCTTGACACAGCGAAAAAATTTCGCTCTGAAATTGGTAATTCAAGAAAAATTAACCAAACTAACTATCTCAAAACTTCTCAACAACTTTATCAATGGCTCATCGCTCCTTTAGAAGCTGAATTAAAAGCTAATCAGGTCGATGTTTTAGTTTTCTCGATGGATTCTGGGTTAAGATTGATCCCTATTGCTGCACTTTATGATGGCAAACAATTTTTAATTGAAAAATATGCGGTTGCGTTAGTGCCTAGTTTTGGTTTAACTGATACTCGTTACGTTGATGTAAGTCAGAGTCCAATTTTGGCAATGGGAGCTTCAAAATTCAAAGATCAATTTCCACTTCCTACCATGCCAATAGAATTACAAAACGTAATTAGCAATCCTCGTCAAGGGGAATTATTTCTCAACGAACAATTCACCGTTAATAATTTCAAAACCCAAAATCTTCGCGCCCGCCCTTTTAGAATTATTCATTTAGGTACTCATGCAGAATTTCTTGCTGGAGAGTTTCAAGATTCTTATATTCAATTCTATGACCAGAAGTTAAAATTACCTCAATTAAGAGAAATTTCTGACGAATTAGGCTGGAATACTACTCAAAGCGCACCTGTCGAATTGTTAGTATTGAGTGCTTGTCAGACTGCTATAGGTAACGAAAAAGCAGAATTAGGTTTTGCTGGTTTAGCGGTACAAGCTGGAGTAAAATCTACCTTAGCAAGTCTTTGGTATGTTAGTGATTTAGGAACTTTGGCTTTGATGAGTGAATTTTATGATGAATTAAGTGACTCTTTAATCAAAGCTGAGGCTTTACGACAAACTCAATTAAAAATGCTTAAAGGACAAGTAGTTGTTGATAATGGCAAATTACAGTTATCTAATGGAAATTCTCTTGAGCTTCCCGCAGAATTTCCCAAAGGAAACTTGAGTTTTTCTCATCCTTATTTCTGGTCATCTTTTACTTTAGTTGGTAATTGGAACTAA
- a CDS encoding COP23 domain-containing protein, with translation MFWKTISTTFTISAIAFGATSLPATESYSQNALASDMTFVCSSQNGVPTMFAYTPGKVNLTPLITWHPEYLVSNQSAAQVCQQVATKLQTQFQQQQQKYFAIQKTDTSNLVCLVAKENDNCNAKNSEELFSINPNYDPTCILDNRQPLECVAIGRTRGVFSMPDTSYEPTWWPW, from the coding sequence ATGTTTTGGAAAACGATTTCAACTACCTTTACGATTAGTGCGATCGCTTTTGGCGCGACCTCATTACCAGCTACAGAAAGTTACAGTCAGAATGCTTTAGCTTCAGACATGACTTTTGTTTGCTCCTCTCAGAATGGTGTACCAACTATGTTTGCCTATACTCCAGGCAAAGTAAATCTTACTCCCCTAATAACTTGGCATCCCGAATACTTAGTTTCTAACCAATCTGCTGCTCAAGTTTGTCAACAAGTAGCAACCAAGCTACAAACGCAGTTTCAACAACAACAGCAAAAATATTTTGCCATTCAAAAAACAGACACAAGTAACCTAGTTTGTTTGGTAGCCAAAGAAAACGACAATTGTAACGCAAAAAACAGTGAAGAGTTATTCAGTATTAATCCCAATTATGACCCTACTTGTATTTTGGATAATCGACAACCTCTAGAATGTGTCGCGATCGGTCGAACCAGAGGTGTTTTTAGTATGCCTGATACTTCTTATGAACCAACTTGGTGGCCTTGGTAA